A genomic window from Colletotrichum destructivum chromosome 7, complete sequence includes:
- a CDS encoding uncharacterized protein (Putative transcription factor domain, fungi, Zinc finger C2H2-type, Zinc finger C2H2 superfamily): protein MLPLQSIEGMPPHGVSAAPGEIGEARQQKPKTLPCKYCSKRFRRVEHVQRHERTHTKEKPFACGWARCGKTFGRRDLLVRHEKLVHLNEGSKENSRPRKTSSSTHNPPSSSDSHVDHEMLGVRRPSQSQYHQESITAVASTLGPDPRMPGPARAAACNLDLLSDAALASEVNPMQQPMMSDMGRPPSDHARIKSYEESIGYPERPREDQNMLAPGFAPQPQPAPYDDYHIFLDDFAPSHYLPPPFESDQQMGGLWPRSGDLHHRGPSKPSSQFPSRFPSVQPDGREGMEGGPRSHDESMRAPLRISAADHTVIKNRLEEFSSVIPNDFVFPSRHTLTRFLEGYISGFHEYLPFLHIPTLTPAEMAPELLLAILAVGAQYRFESHRGHALWYAAKAVALEQIRRRHSHEVHALLPTPAAYSPHSTRPSPSSGFRHTFASAQQDRPMTQDTHREPFSPNTPQARLETTQAVLLLFAVGLWGAKAILHEALSLQSHLAMLVREEGLVAESSPGVAPDWETWIRLEGATRTKLIAYCFFNLCSIAYNMPPLILTSELGLFLPYPSRLWRAESAWQWQEDRQNYPSAEITVHDAFSRVLTTSPQGLPPHMSSLGNYVLIHALLQHIYLLKQTSFALSSPFGHQRGLKPEDVEEVTAALRIWQVSFEHRHQLRAADAGHVGNSDSFPGGPVAFNSTALLRLAYIRLYTEIPPSRSLETRDHMLVASSLSNMPLLVRTLRLHRAVFQAIHALSMLVKAGVNYVARTKSLEWSIQHSLCNFECAILLSKWLLTLASIGPNDPPATPEEKNLLQSVRRMLDETEFAVPIDPSLGGPAAGQPASSEVSANDSTRLRQLAAAVIRLWAETFKGSHIFEMVRVMGSSLDGYADLVEKPRDRTPLGRIAHDPNLG from the exons ATGCTCCCTCTTCAGTCTATAGAAGGCATGCCTCCTCACGGAGTCTCTGCTGCGCCTGGGGAGATTGGGGAGGCCCGCCAGCAAAAACCCAAGACGTTGCCGTGCAAGTATTGCAGCAAGCGCTTCAG GCGTGTGGAGCATGTCCAGAGACACGAGAGGACGCACACCAAGGAGAAACCTTTTGCCTGCGGTTGGGCTCGTTGTGGGAAAACGTTCGGACGACG TGATCTTCTCGTCCGCCATGAGAAGCTCGTCCATCTCAATGAGGGCAGCAAGGAGAACAGCCGCCCAAGGAAGACTTCTTCCAGCACCCACAAcccgccatcttcttctgaCAGTCATGTCGACCACGAGATGCTGGGCGTCCGCCGCCCCTCTCAGTCGCAGTACCACCAGGAGTCGATAACCGCTGTGGCTTCCACCTTGGGCCCGGATCCTCGCATGCCAGGTCCGGCCCGTGCCGCTGCCTGCAACCTCGACTTGCTCTCCGATGCGGCTCTGGCCAGCGAAGTAAACCCTATGCAGCAACCCATGATGTCGGATATGGGACGTCCACCTTCGGACCATGCCAGGATCAAGTCGTATGAGGAATCGATTGGGTATCCCGAGCGCCCGCGCGAGGACCAGAACATGTTAGCCCCCGGCTTCGCtccccagccccagcccgCGCCTTACGACGACTATCACATCTTCCTTGACGACTTTGCGCCTTCCCACTACCTCCCGCCTCCTTTCGAGTCTGACCAACAGATGGGCGGTCTCTGGCCGCGCTCCGGCGACTTGCATCATCGTGGGCCATCCAAGCCATCATCACAGTTTCCTTCGCGCTTTCCCTCGGTCCAGCCCGACGGCCgggaggggatggagggaggaCCGCGGAGCCACGACGAGTCAATGAGAGCACCCCTTCGGATCTCCGCCGCAGACCATACTGTCATCAAGAACAGACTTGAGGAGTTCTCATCCGTCATCCCCAACGACTTCGTGTTCCCCTCTCGCCACACCCTAACCCGCTTCCTCGAGGGCTACATCAGCGGCTTCCACGAATACCTCCCCTTTCTTCACATCCCCACCCTGACACCCGCCGAAATGGCACccgagcttctcctcgccatTCTGGCCGTCGGTGCTCAGTATCGATTCGAAAGCCACCGAGGTCACGCCTTGTGGTACGCCGCAAAGGCCGTTGCCCTCGAGCAAATTCGACGTCGCCATAGTCACGAGGTGCATGCGCTGCTCCCGACACCAGCTGCATACAGCCCGCACTCGACACGACCCTCCCCCAGCTCCGGGTTTCGCCACACGTTTGCTTCGGCACAACAGGACCGCCCAATGACACAGGACACTCACCGAGAGCCCTT CTCGCCGAATACGCCCCAAGCCCGACTGGAGACGACCCAGGCCGTCCTGCTGCTCTTCGCAGTAGGGCTTTGGGGAGCCAAGGCCATCCTACACGAGGCGCTGTCCCTACAGAGCCACCTCGCTATGCTGGTCCGTGAAGAGGGCCTGGTCGCCGAGTCCAGTCCCGGTGTCGCGCCGGATTGGGAGACTTGGATCCGGCTCGAAGGCGCCACGCGGACGAAGCTGATAGCATACTGCTTCTTTAACCTGTGCAGCATTGCGTACAACATGCCGCCCTTAATCCTCACATCGGAACTTGGCCTCTTCTTACCCTACCCATCACGGTTGTGGAGGGCCGAGTCAGCGTGGCAGTGGCAGGAGGACCGACAAAACTACCCGTCCGCCGAGATCACTGTCCATGATGCCTTTTCTAGAGTCTTGACAACCTCGCCCCAAGGGCTTCCGCCGCACATGTCGTCCCTCGGGAACTACGTCCTCATCCACGCCTTGCTGCAGCACATCTACCTGCTGAAGCAAACTTCGTTTGCGCTGAGCTCACCTTTCGGGCATCAGAGAGGTCTCAAACCGGAGGACGTGGAGGAGGTCACGGCGGCTTTGCGGATATGGCAGGTCAGTTTCGAGCATCGACACCAATTGCGTGCTGCCGACGCAGGGCATGTTGGCAACAGCGACTCGTTCCCGGGTGGCCCGGTGGCGTTCAATTCGACTGCTCTTCTGCGTTTGGCGTACATTCGTCTGTACACGGAAATCCCGCCCAGCAGATCACTCGAAACCCGGGACCACATGCTGGTCGCTTCATCACTGAGCAACATGCCCCTTCTGGTCCGCACTCTGAGGCTGCACAGGGCCGTGTTCCAGGCAATCCATGCCCTGTCCATGTTggtcaaggccggcgtcaACTACGTTGCGAGGACCAAGAGCCTGGAATGGAGCATCCAACACTCGC TGTGCAACTTCGAATGCGCTATTCTTTTATCCAAGTGGCTACTCACCCTCGCGTCGATCGGACCGAACGACCCCCCTGCGACGCCGGAAGAAAAGAACCTTCTGCAGTCAGTCAGGAGAATGCTCGACGAGACAGAGTTTGCTGTGCCCATCGATCCGTCCCTAGGCGGGCCCGCTGCCGGCCAGCCTGCCAGCAGCGAAGTTTCAGCCAACGACAGCACACGGCTGAGGCAGCTGGCCGCAGCGGTCATCCGGCTCTGGGCGGAGACGTTCAAGGGCTCGCACATTTTCGAGATGGTCAGGGTCATGGGCTCGAGTCTCGACGGGTACGCCGACTTGGTCGAGAAGCCCCGGGACAGGACGCCCCTGGGTCGCATCGCCCATGATCCCAACCTCGGGTGA
- a CDS encoding Putative lysine methyltransferase, S-adenosyl-L-methionine-dependent methyltransferase superfamily yields MSPVSDVADGDTGDLFADPEDYYPPTPPPTFQTHTLSSGRVLTLHLVGYSPTEAHHLWNGSRVVSDYFESDPTRVKGRTVLELGAGAGLPSLTAGILGAKKVVVSDFPDVDIVQTMQKNVDEAGDLEGIVVPKGYVWGADVKPLLEVLSEPALAAAGCQEKKFDVLVLADLLFRHSEHGKLVDTIWDALARRRDGVAYVFFTSYRPWLRHKDLAFFDVARERGFLVEQVLEKKLEKPLFEDDPGDVEVQKTVSGFEVRWPEELLEG; encoded by the coding sequence ATGAGCCCTGTcagcgacgtcgccgacggcgacacgGGCGACCTCTTCGCCGACCCGGAGGACTACTACCCGCCTACCCCGCCGCCCACCTTCCAAACCCACACCCTGTCGTCGGGCCGCGTCCTCACCCTGCATCTGGTCGGCTACTCCCCGACCGAGGCGCACCACCTCTGGAACGGCAGCCGCGTCGTCTCGGACTACTTCGAGTCCGACCCGACTCGCGTCAAGGGCCGGACGGtgctcgagctcggcgctggcgccggcctgccgtcgttgacggcgggCATCTTGGGCGCCAAGAAGGTCGTCGTGTCGGACTTTCCGGACGTCGACATTGTGCAGACGATGCAGAAGAAcgtggacgaggcgggcgatCTGGAAGGAATCGTCGTGCCCAAGGGATACGTCTGGGGCGCCGACGTGAAGCCGCTGCTCGAGGTCCTCTCCGAGCCGGCACTGGCGGCTGCGGGGTGTCAGGAGAAGAAGTTTGACGTGCTGGTGCTGGCGGACCTGCTGTTCCGGCACTCGGAGCATggcaagctcgtcgacaCGATCTGGGACgcgctggcgaggaggagggatggCGTGGCGTATGTCTTCTTCACGTCGTACCGACCGTGGCTGCGGCACAAGgacctcgccttcttcgacgtggcgagggagagggggttCCTGGTCGAGCAGGtgctggagaagaagctggagaagCCGTTGTTCGAGGATGACccgggcgacgtcgaggtgcAGAAGACCGTGAGCGGGTTCGAGGTGCGGTGGCCGGAGGAGCTGTTGGAGGGCTGA
- a CDS encoding Putative style cell-cycle inhibitor 1, with amino-acid sequence MPADEDSGERRDQEGRHRRTRSQSVTRTRSRSRSPRRHRDETRRRSPIDERSSRRERRRSPRREDRDRESSHHHRHHHHRHRGYKDKDQSSKKPATAATEPLPYEARQLSKSELGVFRPLLAYYLDLQKQKDIRDMDEREVRGRWKSFVGKWNRGQLSQGWYDPEMFVAAKERAIEEGIDGPRDMAGRDESEEAMEEKRGRVGDEDGIEDDEDDDEDDDDLGPRPPPTAREGGQRSGPGIPSMADLSLHRETLAEEAQREREARIADLRQQRKDDRKLQRERLDDVAPRAEAGTRERQLEKKALVNDKMKEFRDKGGGDGGVPEVAEQELMGGGDSLQEFKAMKAREERKKTEREVRREEIARAREAERQERVREYREREEGVMKGLRELARQRFG; translated from the coding sequence ATGCCCGCGGACGAGGACTCAGGCGAGAGGAGGGACCAGGAAGGGAGACACAGACGGACGCGCTCTCAGTCCGTGACCCGCACCCGTTCGCGATCGCGGTCTCCCAGGCGACATCGGGATGAGACGAGACGGAGGTCACCCATCGACGAGAGGAGCTCGCGTCGGGAGCGGAGGCGGTCTCCGCGCAGGGAGGACCGCGACCGGGAGTCcagccatcatcaccgacaccaccatcatcgccatcgggGCTACAAAGACAAAGACCAGAGCAGCAAGAAACCCGCCACCGCAGCTACTGAGCCTCTACCTTACGAGGCACGGCAGCTATCCAAGTCGGAGCTCGGAGTCTTTCGGCCGTTGCTGGCGTATTACCTCGACTTGCAGAAGCAAAAGGACATCCGCGACATGGACGAGCGGGAGGTACGGGGCCGTTGGAAGAGTTTTGTGGGGAAGTGGAATCGCGGGCAGCTAAGTCAGGGGTGGTATGATCCCGAGATGTTTGTTGCGGCCAAGGAGAGGGCCATTGAGGAGGGCATTGATGGACCAAGGGACATGGCGGGGCGCGATGAATCTGAGGAGGcgatggaggagaagcgTGGGAGGGTTGGTGATGAGGATGGGattgaagatgacgaggacgatgatgaggatgacgatgacctCGGACCGAGACCCCCGCCCACGGCACGAGAAGGGGGCCAACGCTCAGGCCCTGGCATCCCGAGCATGGCGGACCTGTCCCTCCACCGCGAGACCCTGGCCGAGGAAGCGCAGCGCGAGAGGGAGGCGCGGATCGCGGACCTTCGGCAGCAGCGCAAAGACGATCGCAAGCTGCAGCGCGAGCGGCTGGACGACGTGGCGCCGCGCGCGGAAGCTGGGACGCGCGAGAGGcagctggagaagaaggcgttgGTGAACGACAAGATGAAGGAGTTCCgggacaagggcggcggagacggcggagTGCCAGAGGTCGCGGAGCAGGAACTCATGGGGGGCGGGGACTCTTTGCAGGAGTTCAAGGCAATGAAAGCGCGggaggaaaggaagaagacggagagagaggtgaggagggaggagattgcgagggcgagggaggcggaGAGGCAGGAGAGGGTCCGGGAGTATcgcgagagggaggaaggggttATGAAGGGGCTGAGGGAGCTGGCGAGGCAGAGATTTGGGTAG
- a CDS encoding Putative copper fist DNA-binding domain-containing protein: MPLINGQKMACEPCIRGHRSTKCTHANERLMVPVRKPGRPLSTCPHPPARGCGCGSVTAAIPRKQKCGCGSSNGTPTTESPGLVKAESPASDVPPMSPTKAPAASFRVQKTAAKSASRKQSFDPANLERMDAANINLLPPYDMAQSNHIPQVTVAAMPPIPAPRPTMEYSAMPIMPGVNGINGTYHHPIMYPMFTQQMTAPMFPHRPPMSMSRTNGAASATSTSKPAPAPAPVVATNGGSCCSGKANGAVKPTPPPPSLTSTSTGGSCCSAPSKAEGTSTQPSSVSSSPKTQPKPKTGGCCSNKAPTIDTNVGTNGHHMANDHMSPSSAIAMSPFQTPIGMPQGMYQSYFQPTIFTYPPQYGSFMSPLQPEQWKQTMEALQYGQPMPQPAAYAMPPNPLYTPNGTASTIPESTSHTCGCGDGCQCVGCAAHPYNDATQDYVRSAYFSMQEDSYGVTNGANGVNGHSESVVANGTGVHTSGDAGGSPPAPQTPSDAASGLSEEQALSASDFFFVTYPFSGEGCAGETLSCPCGDDCQCLGCSIHNNSPVPES, from the exons ATGCCGCTCATCAACGGCCAGAAGATGGCCTG CGAGCCATGTATTCGTGGTCACCGTTCCACGAAATGCACACACGCGAATGAGCGTTTAATGGTCCCCGTACGAAAGCCCGGCCGCCCGCTGAGCACATGTCCTCATCCGCCCGcccgcggctgcggctgcggcagtGTGACGGCCGCCATCCCGAGGAAGCAGAAGTGCGGCTGCGGCTCGAGCAACGGCACGCCCACCACCGAGTCGCCGGGCCTCGTCAAGGCAGAGTCGCCCGCGAGCGATGTTCCGCCCATGTCCCCAACCAAggcccccgccgcctccttccgAGTCCAGAAGACGGCCGCCAAGTCTGCCAGTCGCAAGCAGTCCTTCGACCCGGCCAACCTCGAGAGGATGGACGCTGCCAACATCAACCTCCTGCCGCCTTACGACATGGCGCAGTCGAACCATATCCCCCAagtcaccgtcgccgccatgccgCCCATCCCCGCCCCGAGACCGACAATGGAGTACAGCGCCATGCCCATCATGCCcggcgtcaacggcatcaaCGGCACCTATCATCACCCCATCATGTACCCCATGTTCACCCAGCAGATGACCGCCCCCATGTTCCCCCACCGGCCTCCAATGTCGATGTCCCGGACGaacggcgccgcctcggcaaCCAGTACGTCAAAGCCGGCGCCCGCTCCCGCACCAGTGGTCGCTACGAATGGAGGCTCCTGCTGTTCAGGCAAGGCCAATGGGGCCGTTAAGCCcacccctccgcccccgtcaCTCACGAGCACCAGCACCGGAGGCTCGTgctgctcggcgccgagcaaGGCCGAGGGAACCTCTACACAACCTTCGAGTGTCAGCTCGAGCCCAAAGACACAACCGAAACCGAAGACgggcggctgctgctcgaaCAAGGCGCCCACGATAGACACCAACGTAGGGACGAACGGACACCACATGGCCAATGACCacatgtcgccgtcgagcgccATCGCCATGTCGCCCTTCCAAACACCAATCGGCATGCCGCAGGGCATGTACCAGTCCTACTTCCAACCAACCATCTTCACCTACCCACCGCAGTATGGATCCTTCATGTCGCCGCTGCAGCCCGAGCAGTGGAAGCAGACGATGGAGGCGCTGCAGTACGGCCAGCCCATGCCGCAGCCTGCGGCGTACGCCATGCCGCCGAACCCGCTCTACACGCCTAACGGCACGGCATCGACAATACCCGAATCGACGTCACACACgtgcggctgcggcgacggctgTCAGTGCGTGGGCTGCGCAGCCCACCCTTACAACGACGCGACGCAGGATTACGTGCGGTCTGCCTACTTCAGCATGCAAGAAGACTCTTACGGAGTGACAAACGGAGCTAACGGTGTAAACGGACACTCGGAGTCTGTCGTGGCAAACGGAACCGGAGTCCATACGAGTGGAGACGCTGGCGGCTCTCCGCCCGCGCCGCAGACGCCTTCGGACGCTGCGTCGGGGCTGAGTGAAGAACAGgcgctctcggccagcgaCTTTTTCTTCGTCACTTACCCCTTCAGCGGGGAGGGATGCGCGGGTGAGACATTGTCATGTCCCTGCGGGGACGACTGCCAGTGCCTCGGCTGCTCGATACACAACAACTCGCCGGTCCCCGAGTCATGA
- a CDS encoding Putative CID domain, SWAP/Surp superfamily protein, with amino-acid sequence MSSAKDLVEFPDVEAKLQKPSKQSAFEKQRAEAEAKRAREAAETAAVYEDFVKSFDHDDDDATASTGRFGSMPSQRPPPKAPGFGGGAPLGAVAASKRHFGAPALKSGPGSLGFVPGSKSGPGSLGPSLGSFGRKRAFDAFRQEKDRDGRLGFEEREEPMSVARVFNHSDDEDEGNSDSRAEEMAVARPTLRLSQLPPGTSPAFIKSLIPTNLTVDNVKILPPVGPSGTERKCAVAIVTLSQDTAATDIDAAVSSLQNRYLGYGFNLSLHRHLSSAVVTAAASTLGGTSAGSQPFGAKPVSQQTAPGSATTQHAFHRGFAPPTSYAPAVGGPINRSSILHVPVKPPNDIKMIQLINKTIESVLEHGVEFEALLMSRPEVQREDKWAWIWNARSEGGIWYRWRLWEIVTGASSRSNKGRYLPLFDGSHAWKAPEKGLPYEFVTRIDEFVSDSEYNSSDDEDFDGDNRENQNQGPEAEATFLNPLDKAKLTHLLSRLPSTLSKIRKGDIARVTTFALTHASRGAEEVVDMIVSNVEKPFALTAANPEFQSNTKEKTRQEDYSEPPLPESEEKADKEGLDTSGPSLVGLYVVSDVLSASSSSGMQRAWRYRQMFEGVLKERKTFEGLGLMAEKLNWGRMRAEKWKRSVGLVLGLWEGWCVFPTDSQELFASSFDNPPSSKTQEQIEDDAAKKGKWKLVEASTPSVDVATSTTAGAAAAISTPDKTASKRTSADKNDDVEGEPMDEEDVAGEPMEEDDVMGEPMSEEDVEGEPMADDDVEGEPMVEDDENGDAGEQAKDQPIPAKSSKVEETAEDGDTGEAHATRRLQLSTKPKAQARKRMRAVDMFADSGESDEGK; translated from the coding sequence ATGTCGTCGGCcaaggacctcgtcgagttTCCCGACGTGGAGGCGAAGCTCCAAAAACCTTCCAAGCAATCCGCCTTCGAGAAACAGAGGgccgaagcagaagcaaagAGGGCCCgagaggccgccgagacaGCTGCAGTATACGAGGATTTCGTCAAGAGCTTTGAtcatgacgatgacgacgccaCCGCCAGCACCGGCCGATTTGGCTCCATGCCTTCCCAAAGACCCCCTCCGAAGGCTCCTGGCTTTGGTGGCGGCGCACCGCTAGGCGCAGTCGCAGCGTCCAAACGACACTTTGGTGCACCCGCCCTGAAGAGTGGTCCCGGAAGCCTGGGCTTCGTTCCCGGCTCGAAGAGTGGCCCGGGGAGTTTGGGGCCTTCGCTAGGGTCGTTTGGAAGGAAGAGAGCGTTCGATGCATTCCGAcaagagaaagacagagacGGCAGGCTTGGATTCGAGGAGCGAGAGGAACCCATGTCGGTCGCTAGAGTATTCAACcacagcgacgacgaggacgagggaaACTCTGACTCGAGAGCCGAGGAGATGGCAGTGGCGAGGCCAACGTTGCGCCTCTCTCAGCTGCCGCCAGGGACGTCACCCGCCTTCATAAAGTCGTTGATACCAACAAACCTGACGGTCGATAACGTCAAAATCTTGCCCCCTGTGGGCCCCTCTGGCACGGAGAGAAAGTGCGCCGTGGCCATCGTCACATTGTCGCAGGACACTGCAGCAACAGACATCGACGCAGCGGTCAGCTCGCTCCAAAACCGCTACCTTGGCTACGGCTTCAACCTCTCACTACACCGTCACCTTTCCTCAGCTGTGGTGACCGCCGCGGCATCTACGCTTGGTGGTACGTCTGCCGGATCGCAGCCTTTTGGCGCCAAACCCGTCTCGCAGCAAACGGCACCGGGCAGCGCGACCACGCAACATGCTTTCCACCGGGGGTTTGCACCGCCGACTTCTTATGCCCCCGCCGTTGGAGGACCCATTAACCGAAGCAGCATCCTACATGTACCCGTCAAGCCGCCAAACGACATCAAGATGAtccagctcatcaacaaAACCATTGAGTCGGTCCTTGAGCACGGGGTCGAGTTCGAGGCGCTGCTGATGAGCCGCCCCGAGGTTCAGCGCGAGGACAAGTGGGCATGGATTTGGAATGCCCGTAGCGAAGGAGGTATCTGGTATCGTTGGCGACTGTGGGAAATCGTCACAGGGGCCTCTTCTCGCAGTAACAAGGGAAGATATTTGCCGCTGTTCGACGGAAGTCACGCTTGGAAGGCTCCGGAAAAGGGCCTGCCATACGAGTTCGTCACCCGCATTGACGAGTTCGTGTCGGACTCGGAGTACAACTCctcagacgacgaggactttGACGGAGACAATCGCGAGAACCAAAACCAAGgccccgaggccgaggccacctTCTTGAACCCTCTCGACAAAGCTAAGCTAACCCACCTCTTGTCTCGCCTACCCTCTACGTTATCCAAGATACGGAAGGGAGACATCGCCCGTGTCACGACCTTTGCTCTCACACACGCAAGCCGGGGCGCTGAAGAGGTCGTCGACATGATCGTCTCGAATGTCGAGAAGCCCTTCGCACTAACGGCGGCCAATCCTGAGTTCCAGTCTAACACTAAAGAGAAGACCAGACAGGAGGACTATTCCGAACCACCGTTGCCCGAGTCGGAAGAGAAGGCCGATAAGGAGGGACTCGACACCAGCGGCCCAAGCCTCGTAGGTCTATACGTTGTCAGCGACGtgctgtcggcgtcgtctaGCAGTGGCATGCAGCGCGCCTGGCGGTATCGACAGATGTTTGAAGGGGTGCTCAAAGAACGCAAAACCTTTGAGGGTCTTGGCCTGATGGCGGAGAAACTGAACTGGGGCCGAATGCGGGCCGAAAAGTGGAAGCGTAGTGTCGGGCTCGTTCTCGGCCTCTGGGAGGGATGGTGTGTGTTCCCGACGGATAGTCAGGAGCTGTTCGCCAGCAGTTTCGATAACCCGCCATCCTCTAAGACACAGGAGCAAATCGAAGACGATGCAGCAAAGAAGGGCAAATGGAAGCTAGTCGAGGCCTCAACGCCAAGTGTCGATGTtgccacctccaccaccgccggtgccgccgccgccatcagcACCCCTGACAAGACGGCATCAAAGCGGACGTCGGCTGACAAAaatgatgatgtcgaaggCGAGCCAatggacgaagaagacgtcgCTGGCGAACCCatggaagaggacgacgtcaTGGGTGAACCAATGAGCGAGGAGGATGTGGAGGGAGAACCCATGGcggacgacgatgtcgaaggAGAGCCGATGGTGGAGGATGATGAGAATGGTGACGCAGGTGAACAAGCGAAGGACCAACCAATACCAGCCAAGTCCAGCAAGGTGGAGGAAACAGCAGAGGATGGTGATACTGGTGAAGCGCATGCAACCAGGCGGTTACAGCTATCGACCAAGCCGAAGGCTCAGGCTAGGAAACGGATGAGAGCGGTGGATATGTTTGCTGACTCTGGGGAATCCGATGAGGGCAAGTAG
- a CDS encoding Putative EF-hand domain-containing protein, whose amino-acid sequence MAAASGLTEEQKAQYKEVFDLFDKDGTGDITAQELGEVMRSLGLNPSDTELNDMVNEVDADNNGTIDFNEFLNLMAQKVQIGDAEEELKNAFKVFDRDGSGTISAEELRHVLTSLGENMTPAEIDEMIQMADKDGDGSIDYDEFASIMMRE is encoded by the exons ATG GCCGCTGCATCTGGGTTGACTGAAGAGCAAAAGGCGCAATACAAGGAGGTGTTTGACCTCTTC GACAAGGATGGGACTG GTGACATCACCGCCCAGGAGCTGGGCGAGGTCATGAGGTCCCTGGGCCTCAACCCAAGCGACACAGAGCTGAACGACATGGtcaacgaggtcgacgccgacaacaacggcaccATCGACTTCAACG AATTCCTCAACCTGATGGCTCAAAAGGTCCAGattggcgatgccgaggaagaactCAAGAACGCTTTCAAAGTGTTTGAccgcgacggcagcggcaccaTCTCCGCCGAAGAGCTGCGTCACGTCTTGACCTCGCTAGGCGAGAACATGACCCCGGCCGAGATTGACGAGATGATTCAGAtggccgacaaggacggtGACGGGTCGATTGACT ATGATGAGTTTGCCTCGATCATGATGCGGGAGTAA